Part of the Deinococcota bacterium genome, CTGGGAGCTCGAGCTGAAGCTCGAGGCGATCTTGTGCTCGATCATGTGACCTCCTTGACCTTGATCATGCGATCTCCTTGACCTTGACGGGCCGTCCCTCGTGCAGGCTCCGCCGCGCGGCCGTGGCCGCGCGCAGGGCTTCGATGGCGTCGCGGGGGCCGGGGCTGGGCGGGCGGCCCCCCCGCACGGCGTCCACGAAAGCCTGCACCTCCGCGCGGTAGGCGTCCCGAAAACGCTCGATGAAGTAGTGGATGTAGTCGCCGCGGACGCCGCCCTCGCCGTAGCGCCAGACCTTGGTGGCGCGCTCGTCCTCGCTGACCAGCTTGCCCGCTTCACCGTGGACCTCTAAGCGCAGGTCGTAGCCGTGGACGGTGCGGCGGCTGTTTTGGATCACGCCGATAGCGCCCGAGGCGAACTCGAGCGTCAGAACGCTGGTGTCGACGTCGCCGTAGTCCGCCAGGTAGGGCGCCACCAGCACCCTGCCCAGGGCCGTCACCCGAAGGATGTCCCCGGCGACGAAGCGCGCCATGTCGAGGTCGTGAATGACCGAGTCGAGATAGATGCCGCCCGAGGTCGCCACGTAGGCCTCGGGCGGCGGCGCCGGGTCGGAGGACTGGCTGCGGAACATCTCCACCCGCCCGAGCTCACCCGCGTGCACGGCCCGGGCGACCTCCGCGAAACCCGCGTCGAAGCGGCGGTTGAAGCCGATCTGAAAGGGCAGGCCCGCCGCCTCGACCGCCGTCATCGCTGCCTCGGTCTCTTTGAGGTCCAGCGCCACCGGCTTCTCGCAAAAGACGGCCTTGCCCGCCGCCGCCGCCGCCGCTATCTGCGCGGCGTGGCGCGTGGTCGGCGAGGCGATGAGCACCGCGTCCACCTCGGGGTCACGCAGGAGCGCGTCCAGGTCCTGGGTGCCATAGGCGCCGGCAAAGGCCGCCCGCTGCGCCGCTTGGGGCGAGGCGTCCATCACACAGGCGAGGCGCGCGCCGTCGATTCCCCCGGCGAGGTTGCGAGCGTGCAAGAGGCCGATGCGCCCGGCGCCGATGACGCCGAAGCCCAAACTCACAGCCCGTACCTGTCGCGGAGAAAGGCTCGAGCTTCCCCGCTCACCCTGTAGGGGTCGTGAAGGGCCGGGTCCTGCTCGGCTTCGACGACGAACCAGCCGCCGTAGCTCACCCCGCGCAGGGCGTGTATCACCGGGTCGAAGTCGATGACGCCGGCGCCCGGCGTGCAAAAGACATTGGCCTTGACCGCCTCGAGAAAACTCAGCCCCTCCGCTCTCACCCGCGCCAGCACCTCGCCGCGCACGTCCTTGAGGTGCACGTAGCTCACCCGGCTCACCCACTTCTGCGTCACCGCCGCCGGGTCGCCGCCACCGTAGAGGATGTGGCCGCTGTCGAGGCAGTAGCCGACGAGCTCGGGGTCGGTTAGCGTAAAGAGGCGGTCGATCTGCTCGGGCGTCTCGATGGCGGTGCCGCCGTGCGGATGCACCGAGAGCCGCACGCCCTGGCGCAGGGCGTAGCGGCCGAGTTCGTCCAGGGCCGCGGCCAGCCGCTCCCACGCCTCGTTGGAGAGCGCCTCCACCCCCTCCTTCGGTCCGCGGGCGTCCCAGTGCAGCGACCCCCCGCCCTCGGCGACGTTGGCGTAGCTCGAGCCCGCCGCCTGGCAGAAGTCGATGTGCGCCCGCGTCCTCGCCATCTCCTCATCCAGCCCTTCGGGATAAATGAGATTGGTCCAGCGGTAGGCGCCGGCGAGCTCGAGGCCGTGCTCTGAAAGCTTTCTCTTCAGCTCGAGCGGGTCCTGCGGGTAGCTGTAGCTCATCTCCGAGCCCTCATAGCCGAGCTCGGCCATCTCGCGCATCACCCGCTCGCCGCTGTAGCCCGGACCCCAACCGCGGATGTCGTCGTTGACCCAGCCGATGGGGCCGATGCCGACCCTGTTTTTAACACCACCGTTCACAGCAGCACCCTTTGCCCTTTGCGGGCCTCCTCGTAGGCTGCTCTGGCCGCCCTGACGCTGTCCTGCTCCGACACCTCCGCGACCGGCACGTCCCACCAGCCGCCGAAGTTGGGCACGCGCTTCTCGGGGTCGGTGGGCACGACGATGACGGTCGTCTCTTGCCGGGCCTTGGCCTCACGCAGCGCCGCCTCGAGCTCAGCTAGCGTCGCAGCGAAGAGGGCGTGCGCGCCCATGCTGGCGGCGTGGGCGGTGTAATCGACCGCGACATAGTCGCCCGTGAGCCGCGCACCCTGGCGGTAGCGCAGCTCGTTGCCAAAAGACGGGCTGCCCAGCGAACGCTGCAGGCCGTGGATCGATTGGAAGCCGTGGTTGTCGATGAGCAAGACGGTGAGCTTGAGGCCCTCTTGCACCGCGGTGACGATTTCGCTGTTCATCATCAAGTAGGAGCCGTCGCCACAGAAGACGTAGACCTCGCGCGCGGGGTCGGCCAGCTTGGCGCCGAGGCCGCCGGCGATCTCATAGCCCATGCAGGAAAAGCCGTACTCGAGGTGGTAGCTCTTGGGGTCTTCGGCGCGCCAGAGCTTTAAGAGGTCGCCCGGCATGCTGCCCGCCGCGCAGACCACCACGTCCCGCTTGTCGGCAAACTCGTTGACCACAGCGATGACCGCCGCCTGGCTGAGGTTCTCGGGGTCGTCGACCTTTCGGGTCTCGCTCACCAGCGCGTCCCACTCGGTCTTGAGGCGCTGGGCCTCGGCCGCGTAGCCTTCGGGAACGCGCCAGCTTTGAAGCGCCCCGGCGAGGGCCTCGAGCCCGGCCCGCGCGTCCGCCACCAGCGGCAGCGCGCCCAGCTTGTGGGCGTCCAGCGAGGCGACGTTGAGCCCGACAATGTTTACGTCAGGATGTTGGAAAGCCGTCCTCGAGGCGGTGACGAAGTCGCCCAGGCGGCTGCCGACGGCGAGGATCAGGTCGGCCTCTCTTGCCAGGCGGTTGGCCGCGGTGCCGCCGTTGGCGCCGAGGGGACCGACGAGCTGAGGGTGATCCCAGGGGAGCGCGCCCTTGCCCGCCTGCGTCTCGCAGACGGGAAGGCCCGTCGCCTCGACCAAGCGCTTGAGCGCTTCCGTGGCCCCCGAATAGATCGTGCCGCCGCCGGTGACGACGAGCGGGCGCTCGGCCCGGCGCAGCATCCCTGCGGCCTCTTCGACCATCAGCCTTTCGGCGGGCTGCCGGGGTACGCGCCAGACGCGCTTCTCGAACAGGCTCACGGGAAAGTCGCAGGCTTCGGTCTGCACGTCTTCAGGCAGACAAAGCGTCACCGCGCCCGTGGCGGCGGGGCTGACGAGCACCCGCATCGCTTCGGGCAGGCTGGCGAGGAGTTGTTCGGGCCGGGTGATGCGGTCGAAGTAGCGCGACAGCGGCCGGAAGGCGTCGTTCACGCTGAGATCGCGCTCGTTGTCGTGCTCGAGGCCCTGCAAAACCGGGTCGGGCCGACGGCT contains:
- the iolG gene encoding inositol 2-dehydrogenase; the protein is MSLGFGVIGAGRIGLLHARNLAGGIDGARLACVMDASPQAAQRAAFAGAYGTQDLDALLRDPEVDAVLIASPTTRHAAQIAAAAAAGKAVFCEKPVALDLKETEAAMTAVEAAGLPFQIGFNRRFDAGFAEVARAVHAGELGRVEMFRSQSSDPAPPPEAYVATSGGIYLDSVIHDLDMARFVAGDILRVTALGRVLVAPYLADYGDVDTSVLTLEFASGAIGVIQNSRRTVHGYDLRLEVHGEAGKLVSEDERATKVWRYGEGGVRGDYIHYFIERFRDAYRAEVQAFVDAVRGGRPPSPGPRDAIEALRAATAARRSLHEGRPVKVKEIA
- the iolE gene encoding myo-inosose-2 dehydratase, with product MNGGVKNRVGIGPIGWVNDDIRGWGPGYSGERVMREMAELGYEGSEMSYSYPQDPLELKRKLSEHGLELAGAYRWTNLIYPEGLDEEMARTRAHIDFCQAAGSSYANVAEGGGSLHWDARGPKEGVEALSNEAWERLAAALDELGRYALRQGVRLSVHPHGGTAIETPEQIDRLFTLTDPELVGYCLDSGHILYGGGDPAAVTQKWVSRVSYVHLKDVRGEVLARVRAEGLSFLEAVKANVFCTPGAGVIDFDPVIHALRGVSYGGWFVVEAEQDPALHDPYRVSGEARAFLRDRYGL
- the iolD gene encoding 3D-(3,5/4)-trihydroxycyclohexane-1,2-dione acylhydrolase (decyclizing), giving the protein MKTVRMTTAQAVVRFLSLQWSERDGLEQRLIPGIWGIFGHGNVAGLGQALEECGQSLPLYVPRNEQAAVHAAIGFAKMNDRLAAMAVTASVGPGSTNMLTGAATATVNRLPVLLLPSDTFASRRPDPVLQGLEHDNERDLSVNDAFRPLSRYFDRITRPEQLLASLPEAMRVLVSPAATGAVTLCLPEDVQTEACDFPVSLFEKRVWRVPRQPAERLMVEEAAGMLRRAERPLVVTGGGTIYSGATEALKRLVEATGLPVCETQAGKGALPWDHPQLVGPLGANGGTAANRLAREADLILAVGSRLGDFVTASRTAFQHPDVNIVGLNVASLDAHKLGALPLVADARAGLEALAGALQSWRVPEGYAAEAQRLKTEWDALVSETRKVDDPENLSQAAVIAVVNEFADKRDVVVCAAGSMPGDLLKLWRAEDPKSYHLEYGFSCMGYEIAGGLGAKLADPAREVYVFCGDGSYLMMNSEIVTAVQEGLKLTVLLIDNHGFQSIHGLQRSLGSPSFGNELRYRQGARLTGDYVAVDYTAHAASMGAHALFAATLAELEAALREAKARQETTVIVVPTDPEKRVPNFGGWWDVPVAEVSEQDSVRAARAAYEEARKGQRVLL